From a single Miscanthus floridulus cultivar M001 chromosome 8, ASM1932011v1, whole genome shotgun sequence genomic region:
- the LOC136475736 gene encoding uncharacterized protein: MRRIDKLFNYISPVTHQIRIDVNTPLHQACDIDVQMQAGLRCPDAFQVYNPEVVRLKAEATQAISEGALARILKSEIKVLEKIERTRQRIIDLEKKISALELDMATGAHQAANPNDEGTVQFEQVIYPEVVLRDGASQLAFWKLNLKYLQSKEEALVDFFKALCSAYNEFETAVLEERTRVGSGYSDYTFSG; the protein is encoded by the exons ATGCGCCGTATCGACAAGCTCTTCAACTACATTAGCCCGGTGACCCACCAGATCCGCATCGACGTCAACACCCCTCTGCATCAAGCGTGCGACATCGACGTACAGATGCAGGCCGGGCTCAGGTGCCCCGATGCCTTCCAGGTGTACAACCCCGAGGTCGTTCGACTCAAGGCGGAGGCGACGCAGGCCATCTCGGAGGGCGCGCTTGCGCGGATTTTGAAGTCGGAGATCAAAGTGCTCGAGAAGATCGAAAGGACCCGCCAGAGGATCATCGATCTGGAGAAGAAGATCAGCGCTCTGGAGCTGGACATGGCGACGGGCGCCCACCAAGCTGCAAACCCAAACGACGAAGGCACCGTGCAGTTCGAGCAAGTGATCTACCCCGAGGTCGTGCTGAGAGATGGAGCTTCACAACTTGCCTTCTGGAAGCTCAACCTGAAGTACTTACAGTCAAAGGAGGAGGCACTCGTGGATTTCTTCAAAGCACTTTGTTCCGCATATAATGAGTTTGAGACTGCTGTTCTTGAGGAACGCACCCGCGTGGGCTCAGGCTACTCGG ATTACACATTCTCAGGCTGA